In Bradyrhizobium symbiodeficiens, the genomic stretch CTCGGCCGTCGACGCGAGCCGGTAAGTGTTCGTTAACTTCGCGGGGTCGCGAAGCGGCCTCCGCCCTCAGCGGCTATAGACCAACGCCAGGACGGCGATCGAAACCGCCAACAACCCGACAAAGCGCAGCATGATCGTGCCGAATTGATTCGGCGCGCGCCGCAAGGGTATCGGGTCCGTGGTATCGGGCCGAATGCTTTCCATCTGAATGTCCCCAAGCCCGGCCGTAGCGGCACGGGCGCTCGGCATTGGTCGTTGGGGAGCGGCAGAGGGTTCAAACTACAGCCACCGCTGTCATGCCCCGGCTCGACCGGGGCATCCAGTACGCCGCGACCTCTCGGCTCAATCACTGCGGTCTCTGGAATACTGGATCACCCGCTTTCGCGGGTGATGACACCTGTGTTGGGGAGACTGCGTGAGGGCAAGCACTCCGCGTCCGTACAGCCCCAGAATCAAAACCGCCGCGCCCTTTCGGAACGCGGCGGCTGGTGATGCGTGGTATCGGCGATCAGCTGTTGCGCAGGCCGTCGGCGGCGCGCTTCCACTGCGCGACGTTGTCGGCGATCATGCGGGTCGACTTCATCGCGGCCTGGCTGAGCTGGGCGTAGCCGGAGATCTCGCGCTGGACGCGCTGGCCTTCGGCATGGAGCAGGTCGCGCAGGCTCTCGAGCTCCGAGATCAAATTCTCGATCTCGGCGAGCGAAGTGCCGGCGACGCGCTGGATCAGCGAGTTGACGTTGGTGACGGTGGCTTCCGCGCTCGGGTCGAGCGGCGGCGCGTCGGTGGTCGTCGCCGCCGGACGGCGCAGATAGGCGATATCGTTGCGGACGAAATCGCGGATGCCGGCTTCGACTTCCGTGACTGCAGCGAGGTTGGTGTCGACCGTCTCGGTCTCGGCGGCTTCGGTCTTTTCCGGACGCATGGCGTTCATCGTTATTCCCCTGTTCGCGTTGAGCGCAGCGCGAGTGTCCCCCGCACGACGACGTCTGTGAGGCTTGCTCATCTGGACGTCCGATTTTGGCCGCAAATGGGCCGAGATGCGGCAAGGGCGGACCATTCGGGGGTTTTGCCGTGGCGTATGGTTACGAGAGTCTGAACGCCGCCGATGCATGGCCAATGCGCGGCTCTGGCGGCGCCCGACTCCCTCGCCCCGCAGGCGAGGAGAGGCGAAGGAACTCACCAGCTCTTCTTGAAACCCGCCGTCACGCTCTTGTTGATCGCGCCTTGCGAGGTCTCGCCGACCGAGCCGGAGACGGTGACGTTGTCGAACAGCTTCTGCTCGGCGCCGACCTTGCGCAGCCATTTGTCGTCGGTGGTCGACAACGTCTGGCCGGCGGTGACGCTGGTGCCGGTGTCGGTGAGGGTGACCTTGGCGGACTGGTCGGTCTCGTAATTGCGGGTGACGTGGCCGCCGATGCCGGGGACCGCACTGGTGCCCTGCTGGTTGACGCTGTAGCCGTTCTGCAGCGTCAGCGAGGTGTCGCCGGACAGCGGCACCGATTTGATCAGCGACGCCCCGAGGCTGCTCTGTTCCGAGCCGGGATCGACGCGGGCTTCCACCGCGGTCTTGTCCCAGATCACGCCTGCGCCGGGCGCGGTTGCCGTCGCCCAGGCGCTGCCGGAGGATTGCGGCAGGTTGCCGCCATTGGTGGCCTTTTGCGCCAGCAGCTCGGACATCGTCCGCGGCTCGCGCGCCACCGTCATGTCGGCGCCGATCCGCGTATCCCAGAACGAGAACACGGATTGCCTCACCGTCACCGCCGAGGAGCCGTTGGCATTGGCGTTCGATGACCAGTCGAGGCCGTCCTTGGCGGCGGCCTGCGCGCGCTTCCTGGCGGCCATGGGGTCGATGCCGGTGCCGGCGTCGACCGCAAGCTGGCTCCAGTCGAGCTTGTCGACGTCGATGCCCTTCATCACGTCGGCGTCGTTGACGTCGGGGGCCTCTGCCGTCTCGGTCTCGGCCTCGTCGTCGGCTACGGCCGCGGGTGGGGAGAAGGGCGGAATGATCTGCGCCGAAGCCGTCAGCACCGAGCCCAAGATGAACGCGGCCGCCAGCACCGGCAGCCTGGTCCAGCCAAAACCTGTCGAGAATTCCATCGTCCTGCCCGCGAACCCCGGCGCATGTTGTCCGCCAGTATAAGGCGGTCCTCGGTGATGACCATGCGCCATTCGGTCTGCTTGCATCAATGCGGATTTATCGTTGCGAAATTGTGGCACCTCGCGTGGGGGACGCGAACCAACGGGCCGCGCGAGAGGCGCGCGCCCGACGACAGCTCTCGATGCGACGGCATCCGGCGGGGCTGGAGGCCAGGACGTCGCGTCAGGCATCGTCATCGGTCCCGAACAGCGGGGCCCGTTGGTGTCCCCCTCAGCCGACGCCGGTCATCTTCGGCAGATGAATGGCGCGGCCGAGTGCCTGCTCGACCAGGTCGAAGGTGTCGATCAGGACGCGCATGCTGGCGAGTTTGCCCGCCCTGAACTGGGCGAACTGTGCGACCCGCAAGCTGATCGGCTTGTTGGAATCCAGTGCCGTCAGCGAGTAGCGCAGCATCGAGGCGGCGGAATCGACGCCCAGCATAATGCTCTCGCGGTCGAAGCGGCGGACCTGGAAATTGTCGGCGAGCTGGCGGATGACGTCGAGCACGGCGTCCTTGCCCTGGCGCGCGCCGAGGAACGGAAACATGTCGATCGGGCCGTAGAGCGCCCATTCGACGTCCTCGTCGATCAGGGCCTCGATGTCCTCGAAATGCCGGTCGTTGATCGCGCGGTGCAACGCGCGCGAGAAACGCCAGAGGCTGTGCTCTGTCATTTTGGGCAGTCCTGACGCTGGCTTTGCGATAAAAAACGGAAAACGACCCCGGGCGCCGTCAGGCGGTGGGGCTCAACTCATTTGTATGCAAACAAAATAGGTGGTTTCGGCCAAAACGCAATTCACGTTTTTGCAATGCACAATTGATGGCGATATGTGAAATTTGCAACAGAACCCCGTAATCTCCCGGGTGTCGGCGGGCTCGCCGCCGGGTTCCAGGGCAGGGGGAGGCTCAGTCCATCCGCTGACCCACGATCAGCGGCCCGATCTCGCGCTCGAGCACCTGCTGCACCAGATCGTAGGAATCGATGATCTCGCGGATCTCCGCCACCAGCCCGCCGCGGAAGCTGTAGAACACCGCCATGTCGAACTGCACGATGCGGTCGTTGCTTCGCTTCCTGAAATAGGTGTGCATGTAGGTTGCGACCTGGTCGGCCTCGGCAACGATGTGCCGCGCCTTGTAGCGGACCTCCGAATAGCGCGACCAGATCGTCTGCCAGAGCTCGCGCAGCTGTTGCTTGCCGTGGCGCGGCACCATGTGCGGCAGCACGTCGATCGGCGCATGGGTGAGGAAGTCGACGTCCTCGGTGCAGCACGCCAGCGCGGCCTCGAGATCGCCCCGCGCGAAGGCGTCGAGCAGATGCAGCACGCGTTGCCTGTTCAGCTTTTCGACCGTCATGCCGCTCCCGTCCTCGTTGGTCGTGGGATTGCAACGCTACCGTGGGTGTCGCGGGTCCATCAATCCGCAAAAACACGCCAGCGCCATGCCGCGTTCATGGGGGGCTGCGGGTTGCGCACTTGTCTGCGTGCGGGCCTCTGTACCATGCGATGACGCCGCAGGCCCATCGGCGGGGCCTTGCCCGGATGGGGAACCCGGACCCTCCCGCGTTCGTTGAGGGTCCAACGTCGCATCCGGAGACATCGACCCATGAAATCGCCGCTTCTCGCCGTCACCGCCGCGCTGCTCATGCTCGGCGCGACCTCCGCCGCCAATGCCAAGGGCTGCATCAAGGGCGCCATCGTCGGCGGCGTCGCCGGCCATTATGCCGGCCATCACGGCGTGCTGGGCGCCGCCGCCGGCTGCCTCTACGGCCGGCACCACGCCAAGGAGCAGGAAAAGCAGCGGCAGCAGCAGCAAAGCCAGGTGAACGGGCAGGGGAAGCTGTAGCCGTCATTCCGGGGCGCGCCATTTGGCGCGAACTGAGATGCGCAATTGCGTGTCTGAGAATCCATCTCACCGCTTGCCCCGGTGGAAGAGTAGGGCGTGACGCATCTCACATCACTGAGCGCCAAGGGCGGCTATCGTCATCCCCATGTCATCAGGGAGACGTGCCATGGCCGCCATCGCCACCGTCAGAAAGTCCCGCCTGCACAACGCGCTCGAAGGCCTTGCGCTGACCGCGACGCTGCAGAGCTTCCCGACCTTCGCCGCCGCCGCGTTCCTGCTCAAGCTCGTCGGCAACCACGACCTCTCCGGCGACCCCAGCGTCGCCATCTTCGTCGCCATCGCCTCGCTCGCCCATGCGATGCTGGCGGTCACTCTGGGCCCGAGCTTCCCAGGCTTCTTCAAGACCGTCTACGAGCCGAAATTCTTCGAGGCCCATTTGTCGCTGTCCGACAAGATCACGGCATGGCGCACCCAGCCGGTCGCCTCGCTCCAGCTCATGACGATCGTGCTGCTGCTGTCGGTGATGGCGGTGGTGACGGCGAGCGTGGGGTGAGGGGTAATCTCTCCTCGTCATTCCGGGGCGCCGCGAAGCGGCGAGCCCGGAATCCATACCCACAAACGGCGCTGCCGACTTAGGCCCTACCTCTTCTTCCACCCACCCCGCCGCCCCGGCATCCCGCCCGTCGACTTCGGCGCCGGCCCGAACTCCGGCCCGGACTGCCGTGAATCCGTCGGCTGGATAATCCGGCTCGTGCTACCGAACGGCTTTGACGGCAGCGTCTGCTTCTCGCGATAAGGCAGCGACTCCGGCCCATGCATCTCGTCGAGATGCGGCTTGTGCACCTTCGAGCCGCTGCCGCCGCCGCTGGCCTTCAGCGCAGAGCTGACCGTTTTCTTCTTCATGGCGCTGACAGGCAGGTTGGCGGCGTCGCCGTATTTCTTGCTGCCGGCATAGGCGCCGGCCTTGCCCTGCACAACGCGCTGCTTCGCGGTGGGATCGTCGACCACGGCAAGCTCGGTGGCGCGCAGGCGCTTGACTTCGTCGCGCAGGCGCGCGGCTTCCTCGAAGTTCAGGTCGGCGGCGGCCTCGCGCATGCGGGTTTCGAGATCGGCGAGCACGGCTTCGAAATTGTGGCCGATCGAGATGACGTCGTCGGTCATGTCGTGGCCGCCGACCTCGACCAGCACGTGGTCGCGCTCGTAGACGGAGTTGAGGATGTCGCCGATCTGCTTCTTCACACTCTCCGGCGTGATGCCGTGGGCGGTGTTGTACTCGACCTGCTTTTCGCGGCGGCGGTTGGTCTCGGCGATGGCGCGCTCCATCGAGCCCGTCATCTGGTCGGCATAGAGGATCACCTTGCCGTCGACGTTGCGCGCGGCGCGGCCGATGGTCTGGATCAGCGAGGTCTCGCTGCGCAAGAAACCTTCCTTGTCTGCATCGAGGATCGCGACCAGCGCGCATTCGGGAATGTCGAGGCCTTCGCGCAAGAGGTTGA encodes the following:
- a CDS encoding nuclear transport factor 2 family protein yields the protein MTEHSLWRFSRALHRAINDRHFEDIEALIDEDVEWALYGPIDMFPFLGARQGKDAVLDVIRQLADNFQVRRFDRESIMLGVDSAASMLRYSLTALDSNKPISLRVAQFAQFRAGKLASMRVLIDTFDLVEQALGRAIHLPKMTGVG
- a CDS encoding nuclear transport factor 2 family protein; translation: MTVEKLNRQRVLHLLDAFARGDLEAALACCTEDVDFLTHAPIDVLPHMVPRHGKQQLRELWQTIWSRYSEVRYKARHIVAEADQVATYMHTYFRKRSNDRIVQFDMAVFYSFRGGLVAEIREIIDSYDLVQQVLEREIGPLIVGQRMD